The following DNA comes from Streptomyces sp. NBC_00690.
CGTGCCTCCTTTGATGAACTGAGGCATGACGCCGAGACTTCCGCTACGGCTGACCGTTCCCCTGTCCGGAATCAGCGCCCCGGTGATCACACGCAACAGGGTGCTCTTGCCGGAACCATTGGCGCCGACCAGAGCCACCCTCTCGCCAGCACCCACCCGAAACGAGATGTCCTCAAGCAGGGGGCGGCCATCGGGCAGTGTGCACGAGACTCCGCTTACCTCGGTATGACCCATGGACCATATTTATCACACGCGTGATAAATAGGCGCACTCTCACCATTGCCCCGAGCCACACCATGGCTGAACTGCGCATCCGTGCAGATCCAACGGATCGCTCGTTGACCCCCTGCCCATGGGCAAGGCATGCATCACCTTCGAGTGGCAACCCTCGTCATCGACGACGTGATCGAAGACATGGCCTAGCCCGACCCTGAATCGAGGGCGCGGTGTGCCGCAGTGAGACGGGCCTCTTCACTGCGGCCCGTGGAGTCACCTGCGACTGCGTCGGCCCAGCGGAGCAGTCGTCCCAGATGGTGATCAGCCGAGGTCGAGGTGATGCGCGGAGCACCGACGACGACCTCACCACCTGTCCCGTCGATGGCGATGAGCGTCCCCTCGTGGATGGTCCGTCGACCGGCGCGCACACTGCCCGCGGCCACGTCGACGGTGAGATCCACGGCCCCCACGACGGCCGGTTTGCCCATGGCGCGGGCGACCACGGCGGCGTGGCTGGTCGGCCCGCCGCGCGTCGTGAGGACGCCAGCGGCGGCGATCAGGCCGTGCATGTCGAGCGGAGAGGTCTCCGGCCGCACCAGGACGACCGGGCCCCTCGAAGCCATTCGGGCCGCGGTGTCGGCGGTGGTGGCCATGGCACCGATCGCAACCCCCGGAGACGCGCCCAGCCCTCGGGTGAGGACGTCACCTGAGTCTGCGACTTCCAGGCGCGGGGTACGCACTTGGGAGAGGTGATGGGGGGATACGCGCAATAGTGCCTCTCGGCGCCCGATCACACCGTCGTCGGCGAGGTCGACCGCGACCCGGACTGCGGCGCGTCCGACGAGTCGCCCCGTGCGAACCTGGAGGATCCATAGCTCGCCCGCCTCAAAGGTGAACTCGACATAGCATGCGTCGCGATAGTGCTCCTCGATCCGGCTCAGAGCATCGAGAAGCGTCGCCCACACCGTCGGCTCCCGGTCGGCCAATTCGGTCAGTGGCCGCGTCAAGGACCTGCCGGAGACGACCTCGTCCCCTTGGCTGCCGAACAGGACCTCACCGTAGGGAACCGATTCACCGGTGTTGGGACTACGGCTGAACGCCACTCCGGTCCCACTGCGCTCGTCACGATTCCCGAACACCATCGTCTGTACGGTCACGGCCGTGCCGAGGTCGCCCGGGACGCCGTGCAGATCGCGGTAGGTCTTCGCCCGCGGGGTGTTCCACGAGGAGAAGACGGCCTCGACCGCGCGTTCCAACTGTCGAGGCGCGCTTTCCGGGACGGGCTCCCCGGTGCGCTCTCTGATCAGGGCTTCGACGGCCCGGATTCCATCGGTGAGAAGGGCTTCGGCGTCGCCGGGGTTCGATTCGCTGGTCCCTCGCTCGATGTCTTCGAGGCTGCCGCGATCCACGCCGGCGACCTCGCTGGCAAAGCTGGACAGGAACTTCAGCCGTGAGTCGAGCGCGAACCGCACATCACCCGTCTCGTCGGCCAAGCCGACGGTGGCTTCGGCGGTGAGCCCGAGGTTGAGGACGGTGCTCATCATGCCCGGCATGGACACCGCGCCACCGGAGCGTACGGACACCACCAGGGGCCTTGGGGCGCCGCCGAAGTTGCGGTGTGTGGCCCTTTCGAGTTCGGCGGTGGCAGCTGTGAGTTCGGCAGCGAGGTCCCGGGGTGGTCGTCCGTCGCGGAGGAACGCCCGGCACGCCTTCGTGGTGATGATGAATCCCGGTGGGACGGGAAGTCGGAGGCGCTGTAGCACCACCAGACCGTGGGCCTTGCCGCCCAGGACGTCCGCCGGTTCATGGACCTCTGCGGCGAGCGGGTGAATCCAGTTCATCTCGTCGTTCGACCTCCCATGGCCCCGCTCGACGTCTCACCGGCGACGAGCCGGGAAGTCCGACGCGTCGGCCGGTGGTTTCAATGCCGTGGGATCCCCAAGGTGGTGAGCAGGTCTTCATGGAGCTGGAACCACACCGTGTGGTAGGAATCCAGGTTGTCCGCGACGTAGTCCAACTCACCGGACCTGGCCCGATCCAGTGCGCCGGTGAAGCGGACCCGGTAGCGCCGGAAACGAAGCATCGTGGCGGACAGGTCGGCACAGACCGCCTCGGCCCGCTGGTCGAGATCCGTGAGCCGGCACAGAACACGGCGGTTGTAGTCGGGGTCGGTGTGGTCGTTCATGATCATGACACCGTCGACGGTCCGCAACTGCCATGCCGTGCAGAGATCGAGCAATTCGGGGTTGAGCACCAGAAAGCCCTCGTACGCCTTGTTGACCACGGCTCGGGTGCCGGCTGCTGCAAGCTCTGCGGTGATCCGTTCGGCGTCCTGGGCACGACCGGCCTCGGTGAGCCCCCAACCACCGAAGTCACCTGCCGTGTGGGTGACGAGTCCGGCCACGGCGAGGTCGATCAGCTCCGACTGGACCTCATCCGCGGATAGCCCCACGGCTGCGGCCACTCGGGCGAGGCTTGTGAAGCCGATACAGCGGAGGGTGTGCAGCACCAGGAGGTCGACGCTGGTCGCATGGGGTGAGACAGGGGGCTTCACGGTGCTCCCCCGGGTGGGCGGACGATGGCGGCGGCATCGACGGCTGCCGCGGCGTGCGCGGCGCCGCGGCCCTGGGCCCGGGCGACGACCTCGCCCTGATGGATGCGTACCGCGTGCTCGGTTGCATCATCGGCGCCCGCCGCTGTGACGGCCGATGCGAGCTGGGCACTGTCATCGAGGACCAGACGGAGTTGTGGTGCATCGTCCGGTGCGAACACCCGGCGCAGACAACGAGCGAAGTCACCAATCCTGAGCCGGATGAGGCGCCCGATCTCGGCGGGGTCACTCGTCACCACTGCCACGGTGACCTGTTCGCCCGGGCGGGCGGCTCTGACGATCTCTTCGGCCGCGTCCAGCCGATGGGTGCCGAGGACCGCGATCACGCCGTCCTCCTCGAAGCCGACCCCACGTCCGGTGATCAGGTCCGGCAACTCCGCGGGCGGAACCCATGGTTTCCGGCAGGGGAGCGCGGCAGCGATGTAGGGCAGGTGCGGCGGGTCCCAGACATCGGCGAGATCGAGCCCGCCGAGGTGGCGGCAAGCGGCTGCCACGTCGAAGGGGTCCGATCCGAGCACCGGATCGGCCAGCGGGCCGGAGCCGTTCAACAACCGCAGGACGAGATCGGCCCGCCGCACCTGCCGCATCGGTTCCGCATCCGGGGGCGCGCACGACTCCAGCGCGAGAGCCAACAGCAGCACCTCCAGACCGGCGACCCGCGCCAGTGCCATGCGGCTCGCAGCATCATCGACCACGGCGGCGAGCGAGCGCGGGTGCACCTGGGTTTCTGTGTCGCCCACCAGGGGCAGTCGTTCGAGCCAGACACGGGCGAACGAACCCAGCGCATCGGCCGTGGTCCGGGGGGAGGCCGCAGGGAGATCTGCGACGGCCTCGCGTTCGACCGTCTCGACGAGCAGGGCCAGATAGAGCGCGCGTTTGCTGGGGAAGTTCGAGTAGACCGCGCCGCGGGTCAGTTCGGCCCGCTCGGCGATCTGGTCGACCTTGGCTGCGGCGAATCCGTGGGCGGCGAACTCCGCCGCCGCCGCGACCAGTACAGCTGCGCGCGTTCGTTCCTGCTGCTGAGCCCGTGTCAGTCGGACCATGCCGTGCTCGCCTCCCTCACCTCGGGGAATCAAGATACACTGAACATCCCGATGATGAGAACATCTGAAATCGCGAAAGCCGAATCAGGGCGATGCTCGCCCCGTGCACTCGCGTGCCCCCCGACCCCCGTGCCCCGGTCCTCGTGGGGCGGGCCGGTACACGGGCGGCTTGAAGACGGGGTGCCCCGCTCGGGCAGGTCGGGCAGGTCAGACGACCTCGTTGAGCTTTCCGGTGGCGACGTCGAAGACAAAGCCTCGTACCGCATCGGTGTGCAGCAGGAACGGGCTCGATGTGATGCGGTGCGCCGACTGACGTACGTCGTCGTCGAGGTCGGGGAAGGCTTCAGCCGACCAGGTCGGCGCCTGCCCGGTCTCCTTCTCCAACTGGCCGGCGAAGGCGTCGTCGGTGAAGGTCAGCATTCCGCAGTCGGTGTGATGGATGAGGATGATCTCCCGGGTACCGAGCAGCCGTTGGCTGATGGCCAGCGATCGGATCTCATCGTCGGTGATCACACCGCCCGCATTGCGAATGACGTGGGCTTCGCCCTCTTCGAGACCCAGGATTCCATAGACGTTGAGCCGAGCGTCCATGCAGGCGACGACGGCGACACCGGAGGCGGGAGGCAGTGGCAACGGCCCGTTGAAGGAGGCCGCGTAGGTTTCGTTGTTGGCGAGGTACCGGTCGGTGACGGACATCTCGTCTCGCTTTCTTTCGACGAAGCTGCCAACGTAGTGACGCCCCGTACCGACCGGAACGCCCCTTCCGTACTCGCCACAAGACCGCAATACGCCGGCAACAACGGCCCTCGGGCGACGACATACCGGCAGCTGGGAAGCGATTCAGGAACCGTACACACCATCGACGCACGCTTGTACGAGGTGGGCCGCAACGCTGGTGGTTCACGAGCATGACGCGCCACCGTGCCGATCGAGCACTGCCGTTCTGGCAATCCCGTCAGTTCGACGGGGCCTCCATCTCGCTCGCATGTCGTGCCCTGGTCCACAACGGCAGGATGAACCAACACAGGACGAACCAGAGCACCATGCCGACGACCAGCCAGACCGCCACATCATTGTGGAGCACCACCCGCAGGATGAGGAGCAGTGCGGAGGCCATGGTGAAGAGGAGGAGCACCAGCCCTGTCATCGTCAGCCGCGAAGCCCAGACGACCGTCTGCGGTTTGAGACGGCGACCAGCGAGGAGCCGATGGAAGGAGACCGGACCGATCAGGGCGCCGGTAGCAGCGGCGCCGAGCATAACCGTCGTCAGATAGATGTTCTGGTCGGTCTCCGAGAGGGTGGTGAAGCGCGGCTGGAACACCATCGTCAGCAGAAATCCGAAGAGGAGCTGCACCCCGGTCTGGGCGACCCGCAATTCTTGGAGGAGATCACTCCAGCGTCGATCGGCCCGCTCTTCCTCCGTCTCGTGTCGACCGCGCCTCTTCGCTTGATCACTGGACTCCACAGAAGGACCCTCCGAGAAAGTTCTGTCGCGAAGATATCCTTGGTCCGGACATCCATGCTGATCGACTTCTACCTTCTATACGGCATCCTGGATGATTTCCCGACGTAACCGATCGCACAAGTTGCTGATCAATCGGGAGACGTGCATCTGGGAGATGCCCAGGTCCTTCGCGATGCTGCTCTGCGTCATATCGCGGAAGAACCGCATGTATAGGATCCTGCGTTCCCGCTCGGGCAGTTTCCGTAGGCGCGGCCTGACCGCTTCCCGATCGATGACGACGTCCAAGGCGTGATCGGGCGCGCCGATGACCTCCGCGAGGGCGACGCCGTGGTCGCCGCCTGATGGCTGGGCATCGAGGGAAAGCGTGCTGTAGCAGCCGAGGGCTTCCATTCCCGACTTGGTCTCGGCCACGGTCAGACCGGCCCGGCGTGCGATCTCGCCCTCCGTGGGAGTGCGACCCGAGATGGTCTGGAGCAGCTCGCGCTGGGCGGTACGGACGCGATTGCGCTGGTCCTGAACGCGCCGCGGCACATGCAGGGTCCACATGTGGTCGCGGAAGTGGCGTTTCACCTCTCCGGTGATGGTCGGCACGGCAAAGCTGACGAAGGCGCTGCCGCGCTGCGGGTCATAGCGGTCGACAGCCTTGACCAGACCGAGCGCTGCCACTTGACAGAGGTCCTCGAACGTCTCTCCGCGGTTCTTGAACCGGCTTGCGAGCCGTTCGGACATCGGCAGCCAGGCTCGGATCAACTCTTGCCGCAGGGCGTCCCGTTCCGGGCCGGACGGTGTATCGGCCAACCGGACGAAAGCGGCCTCGGTGTTGGGCGCGTCGTCGTGCGGGCGCAGGGTGTTCACATGTGTGGGCATGGTGTGCGCCACTCCCTCAGCGGTGCGGACGGATGTTGGCGACCGCGAAAGGGGGGACGTGGACGAATGTCGGGTGCGATCTCCGGCATTCGCGGTGTTCACCTTCTCCGCGGGCGTGCCTCCGGTCCGAAGCACAAGGCGCGCCTGCCCCGGGTTCGATCCGGTAAACAGGGATGTATCCGCGCGCATTCTCCGACAGAGGCTGTGCGTAGGGCAGTTGAATGGGGGAAGCCGTTTCCACGGAGGTGACACCCATGGTTCCCATTCTGCTCGTGCTCTTGCTGGCCGTTCTTCTTTTCGGTGTGGGATTCGCGGTGAAGGCGTTGTGGTGGATAGCGCTGGCGGTTCTCGTCGTCTGGTTGCTGGGCTTCGCCATGCGCAGCACCACACCGGCGGGCGGCCGGTCACGCTGGTACCGCTGGTAGTTCCCGAGGCGGCGCAGCGAAGGGGGGTGGCAGACGATCGTTCGTCTGCCACCCCCCTTCGCTGCGCCGGCCGCCGTCTCGCGCGCACGCCGTAGAGACTCGCTGCCCGGGAGGTGGCCGTGAACCGACCCGAGAATCCGGGCGGAACCCCCTCCGAGCGGGCTTCGATGGGATCGCCCTTCCACAACCGGGAGGTGTCGTACGGCGGATGACCACGGAGGATGATCTGCCGATGGGACGGGGTGCCCGCATGCGAAAGCCCGTGGATGCACCGGCCTCCGGTCGCTCAGGAAGGCTGGCACATCCACGGGGTTCGTGGTCAGGTAGGCCGATGGCACCAGACGGCGATCACTCAGGGGCAGATACGTTCCTTCCCTGGCCGCGGGGGTTCGTTCTCCCGCTTCGGCGCCGGCCGCCAGCCGATCTCATCGTCTGGGGTCAGTACGGACGGTCGCCCCGCCCCTCGTCGATGACAGGAGTCGCCGGCGGCACCACGACTCGGCGGCGCTTGGCAATGCTGGCGAAGGTCACGACCCCGATGAATCCAACGGCCATCAGGATCAGGCCGATCACATCGAGGTTGGCGCCCTTCATCTCCCAGTCAGTGCCGAATGTCAGGATCGCCCCGACGGCGATCAGGATGATGCACCCTCCCAGGCCCATAGGTCTCACCTTCCTGTTGCGGGACGGATAGTTGGTGTTTCGCAGGTACCCGGGGCAGCAGCGATCATTCCGCAACCATCGGCTGAAGATGGCGCCCGTCGAACTGCTGATCTATCCGTCAGCACCGGTGGCAGCAAGGGAAGTTGCAACGCGTACGGATGCGGCGGTCGGGCACAGCCGTCCTCGGGTCCTCCGGTCCTGTCCCGGCAAGGGGTGGCCAGGGCGAACCCGCTTCGGTTTCCGACTCGACCGTCGGGATGCTCCCGAAGCGGATCCGGTCGCGCTGAATCCCTCCGGGGCAGGCCGGCAGCGTGCTGCGGACGTCAGTCCTGTTTGCGCGGGGTGCGGGCACGAGCTCCCTCACGTGTCCTGCCCGCCGAGACGCGACGGTCCGGGTGCCGCCGTACATACTCCTCTTCCAACTCGGCCATCCGGGTGGTGTGGGCGGAGAGCGCGGCCGGCGATCCGTACAGCAGTGTGTCGTGCCTGCTGCGGTGGATGTTCTCCAGTTCTCTTATCAATTCCTGGTCCCCCAGCCGGGCAGCCTCAATGCCCTGGTGATGGTTGGCAGCCTCTGTCATCGCACCCGCACTCCTTTGCTCTCCTCAGTCCTGCTGCGGACAGGGTCCCGCTCGGCGGCTTCGACACACCACGGTCGATGGTGCCGATCGCGGTGTCACAACGCCGGTGCGGGTACTCGTGGGTCCGTCGCACCATCCGGCACCCTGGAGGGGAGCCGTGCAACTCGGCCGCCCCGAGCAGGGCCACGGTGTCCACCCCGCTCGGTCCCGCCGTCACAGGAGGCAGCGACTCGCGCGGTCGCCGCGGTGAAGGCAGGATGAGGGAGCCGTACCCCCCGGGGCCTGCCGCCGTGCCGGGAGTGTGCCGAGACCCAGACCCCAGGACATGATCGCGATGACACAGAAGAGAGAACCCGCTCCCGCGATGGCATCGAGCGCGGAGGTCATCGGAGCGCCCTGCTGGGTCAGCCTCATGGCCCGTGACCTACGGGCTTCACAGGAGTTCTACGGCCAGGTACTGGGCTGGACCTTCCGCAAGGGGCGGCTCGGCGACGAATTCACGGTCGCCCTCCAGGACGACTTTCCCGTGGCGGGCATCGGCGCCCTCGCGCCCCGGCTCCAGATGGCCATCTCGTGGACCCCGTACTTCGCGGTTGCCGATGCCGATGTGTCCGCGGCACGGATCCGGGAGCGCAGTGGCACCGTGGCGGTGGGACCGTTGGCATTCTCCCTGGGCCGCGGGGCCCTGGCAGCGGACCGTGACGGTGCAGTGTTCGGCATCTGGGAGGGTGCGCGACTTCCCGACTGGCAGTCCGGCCACAAGGACGCACCCGCTTGGCTGCTGCTCCGCACGCGCAGCGCGTTCGAGGCCGCGATCTTCTACGGGGAAGTGCTGGACTGGGCGACCGAGCACCCGGGGCGCTGCGATGTGCGGTACGAGAACGACGAGGTCGTCCTTGTCAGCGATGGCCATGTACTGGCACGGCTCAGTTCGGGGGCGGAGGGCGCCGCGCCCAATCCGCTGATCCGCCCCCGCTGGGATGTGCACTTCCCCGTGGCCGATGTCGCTGCCACGGCGCAGGCGGCTGAGGATCGCGGCGGAGTGGTCCTCGAACGGCGTACGACCAGGGAGGGCAGGCCGGAAGCCGCACTGCGCGATCCGGACGGTGCGCTGTTCACCGTCACTGCCCGGCTCTGAGCCTTCGGCGACACACGGCCACGACCACACCTGTCCACCGGGAGTGTCCGCCGCAGCCGCGGGGCAGAAGCGCGTCTGAGCCACGGCACCCGAAGGAGCCAATGGCGGACGAGGGAGGGCGGGAGGGGCCTCGATGGACGCCGGAGAGGTTGATTCACAGGGGCCACGGAGTCCCGCGCACGAGAGCGGTCCGGCATCGGACCCGTCCACCGAAGCACCTCAAGGAGACCGTGTGCGGTCGCCCTCAGTGCTGCCCGATGGCGAAGACGGATGGTCGCTGTGTACGGGGGCCAGCGCCGCCGATGGGCCCGCAGTCGCTCCCCGACCCGCCGTGCCCGCACAACATGCTGTGGAGCACTCCCGCGAGCAGACGACAGCCTCGCGTCGAGAAGTGCCCGCTTCGACTCGGGGCGCTGTGGCTCGGGGCCCCGATCCGTCCGCGCTCGGTGTGGAGGAGTTGCGCGACGAGATCGCGGGGCTGCGCAAGGCGCTGGCCTCTCACCCGGTGATCGACATGGCACGGGGTGTCATCATGGCGACCGCCTCCTGCACCCCGGAGGACGCTTGGCAGATCCTCGTCCGGGTCTCCCAACACAGCAACATCAAACTGCGCGAGGTCGCACGGCACATCGTCGAGAGTGCATACGGTCCGCCTCCACCCCCGCAGGTGCGTAGTGCCCTGCGGGAGGTCTACTCCGTCCGAGCTCGCCAGGGGCAGTGAGACACCCCACGACGACACCCGGTCACGGGTGTCCGTCGTGGGGTGCAGGCCCGCGTCGAAGCACTCGACCGTTGCGTCGGATGGGAGCGCAGTCGTGGACTTCGCATCCCGGGCTCATCACCGTGGTCCGGGCGCGGTCGGTCACCGTTCGTGCCGGTGCCGCGCATTGTCCCGGAGGCGTTCTGCCTCGGCTCGCGCCTGTTCCCGTTCGCGGCGCCCGCGTTCCTTCAATTCCTCGTTGTGGAGGGCGATGCCATCGGCTTCCTTCTTGCTGCCCATCGCCTGTTTGATCTTCGCTTTCACCCAGCCCATGACGGTGGCCTTCCATGACGCGAACGTTTCGGTGGGATGCCCCTCACCCGCCCGGGGCGCCCGGGCCGGTACGGCTACTCGAACCCGACCGTACGACTCGAAGCGCGCGGAGGCGAACCGGACTCCCGGGTGTCGCCTTGGTGCGAACCGGGCCAGATGCGTGCCTCTGGCTCGCCACCCGAGCACGTTCGACGGACGTGGCGAACCGGCCAGGTCATCACCGAGCGGTGACGGGACGGGTTGGATTTTCTCAGTCGCGGTCGATCTGCTTCGTGTCGCGGTCGATCTGGTTCGTGGCGCGGTCGATCGGTGGTGGGCGGTCGATCGGTGGTCTCCAGGCCGCCGGCGTTCGGCTCAGTCCGAGCCCGGTGGGCCCGGGCGGGTACCCGTTCCGTTGTCATGTGGTGCGTGTGGTGCGTGTGGTGCAGGGCCGAGGTTCGCCCAGACCACCTTGCCCGCCCCCAGGGGTGTCGACCCCCAACTGTCCGCCAGTCTTTCCAGTACGAGAAGACCGTGGCCACCTGGGAGTCGCACTTCCCGCGCCCGTGGCTCGGGCGGCTGGGGGTTGCGGTCCGCCACTTCGATGCGTACGCCTTCCGAGGTGTGGCGCAGCACCAGTTCGGTCGGACCGCCGGCGTGGAGGCAGGCGTTGGTGACGAGTTCGGAGACGACCAGGAGCACATCGTCGGCCCGGCTAGCGGCCTCGCCCGCCGCTGGGGTCCACCCCCAGTCGGCGAGCGCCCGGGAGGCGAAGTCCCGGCAGCGGCCCACCACCCCTCTGGTTCCGAACAGCCCGAGTCGCCGGGTCTGTCCCTGCCCGCGGACGTGTGTGCCCATCAGCTCCTCCGCTATGACTGCCGCCGATCCGTCAGAGCCGCGTCCAGGCTGTCGTGAACCGTGAATACGGTGTCCGCACCGGTGATGTCGAACATTCGGGCCACCTGGGGTTGGAGTGCGGACAGTTCCAGTACGCTGCCCGCCTCCTGCGCCTCGATCCTGGCCCGCAACAGCACGTTGAGGCCGGTCGAATCGCAGAAACCCAGTTCTGCGCAGTCCACGACGATGCTGCCCGGCTTCGCGGCGACACCCTCGGCCAGGGCATCACGCAACGGCGGAGCCGTGTCGTGGTCAAGTTCTCCTGCCAGCACCACAACCAGTGCGCCAGCCATGGGGCGCACCTCGATGCCGAAGCGACCCGTGGCCGTTTCCCCTTCTCGGGGGTGCCCAGAGACTCCCGACACCATGGGC
Coding sequences within:
- a CDS encoding pyruvate, phosphate dikinase; amino-acid sequence: MNWIHPLAAEVHEPADVLGGKAHGLVVLQRLRLPVPPGFIITTKACRAFLRDGRPPRDLAAELTAATAELERATHRNFGGAPRPLVVSVRSGGAVSMPGMMSTVLNLGLTAEATVGLADETGDVRFALDSRLKFLSSFASEVAGVDRGSLEDIERGTSESNPGDAEALLTDGIRAVEALIRERTGEPVPESAPRQLERAVEAVFSSWNTPRAKTYRDLHGVPGDLGTAVTVQTMVFGNRDERSGTGVAFSRSPNTGESVPYGEVLFGSQGDEVVSGRSLTRPLTELADREPTVWATLLDALSRIEEHYRDACYVEFTFEAGELWILQVRTGRLVGRAAVRVAVDLADDGVIGRREALLRVSPHHLSQVRTPRLEVADSGDVLTRGLGASPGVAIGAMATTADTAARMASRGPVVLVRPETSPLDMHGLIAAAGVLTTRGGPTSHAAVVARAMGKPAVVGAVDLTVDVAAGSVRAGRRTIHEGTLIAIDGTGGEVVVGAPRITSTSADHHLGRLLRWADAVAGDSTGRSEEARLTAAHRALDSGSG
- a CDS encoding transcriptional regulator, with the protein product MKPPVSPHATSVDLLVLHTLRCIGFTSLARVAAAVGLSADEVQSELIDLAVAGLVTHTAGDFGGWGLTEAGRAQDAERITAELAAAGTRAVVNKAYEGFLVLNPELLDLCTAWQLRTVDGVMIMNDHTDPDYNRRVLCRLTDLDQRAEAVCADLSATMLRFRRYRVRFTGALDRARSGELDYVADNLDSYHTVWFQLHEDLLTTLGIPRH
- a CDS encoding TetR/AcrR family transcriptional regulator, whose protein sequence is MVRLTRAQQQERTRAAVLVAAAAEFAAHGFAAAKVDQIAERAELTRGAVYSNFPSKRALYLALLVETVEREAVADLPAASPRTTADALGSFARVWLERLPLVGDTETQVHPRSLAAVVDDAASRMALARVAGLEVLLLALALESCAPPDAEPMRQVRRADLVLRLLNGSGPLADPVLGSDPFDVAAACRHLGGLDLADVWDPPHLPYIAAALPCRKPWVPPAELPDLITGRGVGFEEDGVIAVLGTHRLDAAEEIVRAARPGEQVTVAVVTSDPAEIGRLIRLRIGDFARCLRRVFAPDDAPQLRLVLDDSAQLASAVTAAGADDATEHAVRIHQGEVVARAQGRGAAHAAAAVDAAAIVRPPGGAP
- a CDS encoding beta-class carbonic anhydrase → MSVTDRYLANNETYAASFNGPLPLPPASGVAVVACMDARLNVYGILGLEEGEAHVIRNAGGVITDDEIRSLAISQRLLGTREIILIHHTDCGMLTFTDDAFAGQLEKETGQAPTWSAEAFPDLDDDVRQSAHRITSSPFLLHTDAVRGFVFDVATGKLNEVV
- a CDS encoding DUF6328 family protein is translated as MESSDQAKRRGRHETEEERADRRWSDLLQELRVAQTGVQLLFGFLLTMVFQPRFTTLSETDQNIYLTTVMLGAAATGALIGPVSFHRLLAGRRLKPQTVVWASRLTMTGLVLLLFTMASALLLILRVVLHNDVAVWLVVGMVLWFVLCWFILPLWTRARHASEMEAPSN
- a CDS encoding SigB/SigF/SigG family RNA polymerase sigma factor, which translates into the protein MPTHVNTLRPHDDAPNTEAAFVRLADTPSGPERDALRQELIRAWLPMSERLASRFKNRGETFEDLCQVAALGLVKAVDRYDPQRGSAFVSFAVPTITGEVKRHFRDHMWTLHVPRRVQDQRNRVRTAQRELLQTISGRTPTEGEIARRAGLTVAETKSGMEALGCYSTLSLDAQPSGGDHGVALAEVIGAPDHALDVVIDREAVRPRLRKLPERERRILYMRFFRDMTQSSIAKDLGISQMHVSRLISNLCDRLRREIIQDAV
- a CDS encoding hydrophobic protein; its protein translation is MVPILLVLLLAVLLFGVGFAVKALWWIALAVLVVWLLGFAMRSTTPAGGRSRWYRW
- a CDS encoding DUF6158 family protein — translated: MTEAANHHQGIEAARLGDQELIRELENIHRSRHDTLLYGSPAALSAHTTRMAELEEEYVRRHPDRRVSAGRTREGARARTPRKQD
- a CDS encoding VOC family protein codes for the protein MTQKREPAPAMASSAEVIGAPCWVSLMARDLRASQEFYGQVLGWTFRKGRLGDEFTVALQDDFPVAGIGALAPRLQMAISWTPYFAVADADVSAARIRERSGTVAVGPLAFSLGRGALAADRDGAVFGIWEGARLPDWQSGHKDAPAWLLLRTRSAFEAAIFYGEVLDWATEHPGRCDVRYENDEVVLVSDGHVLARLSSGAEGAAPNPLIRPRWDVHFPVADVAATAQAAEDRGGVVLERRTTREGRPEAALRDPDGALFTVTARL
- a CDS encoding ANTAR domain-containing protein, giving the protein MPASTRGAVARGPDPSALGVEELRDEIAGLRKALASHPVIDMARGVIMATASCTPEDAWQILVRVSQHSNIKLREVARHIVESAYGPPPPPQVRSALREVYSVRARQGQ
- a CDS encoding ATP-binding protein, with translation MGTHVRGQGQTRRLGLFGTRGVVGRCRDFASRALADWGWTPAAGEAASRADDVLLVVSELVTNACLHAGGPTELVLRHTSEGVRIEVADRNPQPPEPRAREVRLPGGHGLLVLERLADSWGSTPLGAGKVVWANLGPAPHAPHAPHDNGTGTRPGPPGSD
- a CDS encoding STAS domain-containing protein, with the translated sequence MVSGVSGHPREGETATGRFGIEVRPMAGALVVVLAGELDHDTAPPLRDALAEGVAAKPGSIVVDCAELGFCDSTGLNVLLRARIEAQEAGSVLELSALQPQVARMFDITGADTVFTVHDSLDAALTDRRQS